The sequence GAAAAGGACGGCGTGGCTTCCGCTCGGGCACATCGTCGACGGGAACCCGCCGATCACGGCGGCGACGCGCACGGCCTGGGAGATCGCGTCGGGCAACGACCTGGTCGAGGCGGTCGTGGGGCTCGATGTGCTGTTCGCGCACCAGCGACCCCGGAAAGCGGCGATGGCCGCCTGGACGGAGAATTTCCCCCGCAGCAAGGCAGCTCGCGCCATCGCGCTCGCCGATCCGCGCGCGGAGTCGCCCCAGGAGACGCGCACCAGAGTCCGCCTCGTGCTCGCCGGATTCCCCCCGCCGACCACGCAGCACGAAGTCTTCGCCGACGACCGTTTCGTCGCGCGCGTCGATCTGGCCTGGCCGAACGCCAAGGTCGCGCTCGAGTACGACGGCGCCCACCACGTAGGCGACACCAGGCAGATGGCACACGACCGCGAACGCCTCAACAAGCTCCAAGCGGAGGGCTGGCTAGTCCTCCACCTGACCGCCGCCGACCTCAAGAACGAGCACCGCTGGGCCGCGTTCGTCAGGCAGCTCCGTGGGGCGCTCGCGCGTTGACGACTTTCCGGGGTTCTGGGGCCCCTCAGAACCCCGATACCTCGTCAATCGGCGAGGAGCCACGCGGCAGCGGCGGCGCGGAACGGCGAGAGGCCCTTGTAGGTGGCCATGTCCTCGGGGAGCTCGCCCAGCACCCGGCCGAACCGCACCCGCCACTCCGGCACCGTGGCCAGCTCCTCCAACGAGCACAGGTAGGTACGGATCAGGAACAGGATCGCGCCGGAGTAGCCCAGCCGAATCAGGTGCTGCACCTCCACCCGCAAATACAACCGGCGCGCCAGCTCGACCCCACCCAGCGACCCCGCCGACGCGCGCGCCGGCCCCCACACCTCGTACGCCTCGGTCGACTGGTCCAGGTGCCCGTCCAGCGTCGCCGACCAGTTCGTGCGCCGGTACTCCTCCCCCGGCGCCAAGCGCATCAGGAACCGCTCGGCCCGCGAGACGACCCCCTCGGACGCGATCCGCGGCACCGGCGCGTGAATCTCCGAGAACCGCATCCCGACGTCGAACCCCAGCGACCAGCCGGCCGCGAACGTCACCACGCCGGCGTCCGCCCACAACGCGCCCTCGCGCTGGTCGAGCACCACCACGTCGTCCTGGATCTGGGACGCGAGGAACCCCAACGGCCCGCCGGGCAGGAAATCCCCCACCGCGAACGTCACGGAAACGTCCAGCAACGCGTTCCGCCAGCGGTAGCCGCCGCCCACGGCGTCCAGAGAAAAGACGTCCGGATAGGCGGAGGCCAGCTCGCGCAGGACCGTCAGCAACGCGTCCCAGCAGGCCGGAACGGCGTGCGGGAGCACGCACGAACGGCCACCGTCCCGGGCCAGGATCTCCGACCGGAGACGGAGGTCGGCGCGGTAGCGGTCGTCCACGTCGAGCAGGCCACCGCCCCACGAACCGGCCGCGGTCGGCACGACCGTCCGGGCCCGTTCCACGTTCGTGCCGTACCGGAAGGTGTCGGCACGGAACGGGAACGGGAAGCCGGAAACGGACATCAACCGGTGATGGCCGCCACCTCGGCCGGCGTCAGCTGCAGGCTGGCCGCCGCGAGGTTCTCCTCCAGGTGCTCGATCGAGCCGGTGCCCGGGATCGGCAGGATCTTCGGCGAGCGCGCGAGCAGCCAGGCCAGCACGACCTGCCGCGGCGAGACGCCGTGGTCGACCGCAGCCTGCTTGACCGCCGGGTTGTCGGCGCTGATCGGCGCCCACGGCAGGAAGACCAGCGACTCCTGCTCGCACAGGTCGACGACGGTCTCGGACGAGCGGTCGTCGGCGTTGTAGCGGTTCTGCACCGACACGATCGGGGTCAGGCCCTGGGCGATCGCGATCTGCGTCTCGTCGAAGTTCGAGACGCCGAGGTGCCGGATCTTGCCCGCGTTCTTGGCCTCGATCAGGACGCCGAGCGACTCCTCGATCGGCACCTTCGGGTCGGGCCGGTGGAACTGGTACAGCGGGATCTGCTCGAGCTTGAGCCGCTTCAGGCTGCCATCGAGCGCCTTGACCAGGTGCTCGGGGCTGCCGTTGACCGGCCACTGGCCCGGGCCGGTGCGCTCCAGGCCGCCCTTGGTGGCGATGACCAGGTCGTCCGCGTACGGGTAGAGCGCCTCGGCGATCAGCTCCTCGGACACGTGCGGCCCGTACGAGTCGGCCGTGTCGATGAAGTTGACGCCGAGCTCGACCGCGCGGCGGAGGACGGACTTGGCGACCTCGCGGTCCGGCGGGTCGCCCCAGATGCCGTCCCCGGTGATCCGCATGGCGCCGAATCCGAGACGGTTGACGGTCAGGTCGCCGCCGACGTCGATCGTGCCGGCAGCAGCAGCGTTGGGCTCAGTCATTCGGCAGGACTCCTTCTTCTGGATGCCTTCACCCTGAAACCTACGCCTGCCACCCGACAGCGGCATCCGGCCCTCGACTCACCAGGGAACGGTCCCCGAGCGGTCCTGGAACGTGCCGGTCGGGCCGTCGGGGCCGATCGTCGCGAGCGCGACGATCGCGTCGGTGCCCTCCTCGAGCGTCTGCGGACCGCTGTGGTTGTTGAAGTCGGTCGCGGTCCAGCCCGGGTCGACGACGTTGACCCGCAGCTCCGGGAGCGCCTTCGCGTACTGCGTGGTCAGCATCGTCACGGCGGCCTTGGACGAGGTGTAGAGGGGCAGCGGGAGCGTCGACTCGACCCGGTCCGGGTCGTGCGTCACGCCGAACGAGCCCAGGCCGCTGCTGACGTTCACGATGACCGGATTCTCCGAGGTCTTCAGCAGCGGCAGGAACGCGTGCGTGACCCGGACGATCCCGATCACGTTGGTGTCGAACACGTACGCCGCGTCGGCGGCGGTCAGGTCCGCGGCCGGCCCGTGCGCGCCGGGGACCCCGGCGTTGTTGATCAGGACGTCGACGTGGCCCTCGTGGGCGGCGACGTCCGCGGCCGCGGCGGCGACCGACTCGTCATCGGTGACGTCGATCTGGACGAAACGGGCGCCGAGCGCGTCGGCGGCGGTGCGGCCGCGCTCGGGGTCGCGGGCGCCGATCAGCACGGTGTGGCCGAGGCCGATCAGACGGCGGGCGGATTCGTAGCCGAGGCTCTTGTTGGCTCCGGTGATGAACGTGACTGTCATGGCTCCACCGTGCGGTACCGGCGGGCCCGCTACCAGAGAGCCCTCGACGGTAGGACCAGCAGTACCAGGGTGGTCGGCGCGGAGCGGAGGATCATGGGGTCATGACATCCGACACCCTCGGCGAGACGCTCCGGACCTGGCGCGACCGGCTCTCCCCGGCCGACGCGGGGCTGCCGGTCGCGGCCAAGCGCCGGACCGCCGGGCTGCGTCGCGAGGAGTTGGCCAACCTGGCCGGGCTCTCGGTCGACTACGTGGTGCGGCTCGAACAGGGCCGGGCGACGACGCCGTCGGCCCAGGTCGTCGGCGCGCTGGCCCGGGCGCTGCAGCTCGACGACTGCGAGCGCGACCACCTGTACCTGCTGGCCGGGTTGCAGCCGCCGTCGGCCGGGCTGGTGTCCGACCACGTGCCGCCGGGCGTCCAGCGGTTGATCACACGGCTCGGGGAGATCCCGCTCGGGGTGTTCGCGGCCGACTGGCAGCTGATCAGCTGGAGTCCGCTCTGGGCCGCGTTGATCGGTGACCCGGCCTCGGTCCCGCCGGCCGACCGCAACCTGGTTCGGGCCCGCTTCGGGCTCGCCTCCGACGTAGTGCTGGCCCGGTGGCCGGTCGTCTCCGAGCTGGGGCCCGAGGTCCTCGAGCGGGCCGTGGTCTCCGACCTGCGGTCGGCCGAGGCCCGGTATCCGGACGACCCGCGCGTGACCGGTCTCATTGCGGACGCCCTGGCGGGCAGCGAGCGGTTCGCCCGGCTCTGGGCCTCGGGGGCGGTGGGGGTGCACATCTCGGACCGGAAGACGATCGAGCACCCGGTCGTCGGGCCGGTTCTCGTCGACTGCGACGTGCTGACGGTTCCCTGCGCGGACCTGCGGATCGTCACGTACACGACGCCGACCGGCTCGCCGGACGCCGAGAAGATCGAGTTCCTGCGGGTCGCGGCGCCGCTAGCGGAGACCGTAGGCGGTTAGCCAGGCCCAGTGACCGGGGTCGGCGAACGGCGCGCGGGACTCGGCGCGTTCGGTGACGACGGCCAGGGCGGCGGCGTCCAGGTCGGGGCGTTCGGCGGCCCAGGCGAGCAGGTCGTCGCCGGACGAGGTGCGGGCGCATTCCTGGGCCGCGTGCACGGCGGTGTAGACGTCGGCGCCGTCGGCCAGCGCGTCGGCGAGCCAGGTCGTGAGCACCGCGCCGGTCAGCGCGTCGACCGGGCGGGTGCTCGCGACGACCGCGGTGGCGCCGGCCCGGAGCAGCGTCGCGACGATCGGCGCGGGGACGGCGGCGCGGTCACCCGGGGCGAGCAGCACCGTCACCCCGGCCCAGGGCAGGGTGGCCAGGCGGGGCGGGGCGAGCCGGTCGGGCGAGCCGTCCGGACCGGCGAGCAGCAGGCCGCTGCGCCGCGGACGACGCGGGTCGGTGACGACCGGGACGGCCAGGTGCAGGAGCGGGGTCCCGGCCAGCGCGCCGGCGAGGCGGTCGGCGGTGACGGCCGGGCCGCAGATCGGCGTGGTGCCGAGGGTGCGGGCGGCGTGGGCGGCCGCGACCCGGGCGAACGGCTGGTCCCCGAGCGGATCCGCGAACACCCACCCGGGCCCGCGCCCCGCGGGTGCGCCCGGCCCGCCTGCCGCGGCGGACCCCGGCCCATCGAGCAGCTCGGGCAGAACGGAGACGTCGGCCGAGGCGAACCGGGCCGACGGCAGGGAACCGGGGGCGACCAGCCGCACCGGGCCGGCCAGGCCGTCGAGCACCTCGCGGAGCTTCCGATCCACGGCCGACCCGGGCGCCCACTCTTCGAGCGCGATCGCCTCGGCCACCACCGGGACGTCAGGGGCAGCCGTGAGCAGATGGATACTCCGCACTCCCGCGAACGCCACGACCAGCGTCGCCCCGCCCCGACCCGACCCGGAGCCGTCGGCGCGTTCGAGCAGCGCCAGCGCCTCGTCCGGACGTCCGAGCACGACCGAGGCCTCGGCGGCGTCCGCATAGGGCATGGTCGGCAGGGATCCGGCGCCGCGGGCGCGGAGCTCGTCGGCGGCGGCGCAGGCGTCGGCGAGCGTCGCCGCGGTGGACTCGGTGACCGTGCCGTCGACGAGGTCGAGCCGTCCCAGCGTGCCCTGCGCCGCCAGGCGCACCACCGGATCGTCGCTCGAGCCGAGCGCGACCAGCCGCTCGCGCAGCGGGGCGACCTCGGCGCCGCGGTCGGCGTCGACCAGGAATCGGACGAGCGCGGCCAGGGCCTCGGCCAGCGCCGCCGCCGCGCCCGGCGGCGCGAGGCCCGCCACCGCGAGGTGGCGGCCGGCCTCGGCCGACCCGACCGCCTCGCGCAGGTACTGCTCGGTGAGCGCGTCCGCGCCGTAGCGACGGCAGACCTCGGCCGCGGCCGCGGCGAGCTCGGTCAGCGTGACGCTGTCGGCGCCGCCGAGCTCGGCCAGAGCCCGGGCCCGCGGCACGAGCTCGAGCACCGCCAGCTCGGCGGCCAGCCGGCACTGGCCGACGATCGCGACGAGCTCGGTGCGGGCGTCCCCGAGCGCCGCGGCCTGGGTCCGGGCCCGCTCCAGCAGCCCCCAGGCGGCCGCGTCGTCGCCGCGGAGCAGCGCGAGCCGCCCCTGCCCGGCCCAGACCCGCGGCAGCACGTGGGCCGCGCCCAGCGACGACCACATCACGTCGGCGAGCTGCAGCTTCGCGTCCGCGTCGGCCAGGCGGTACTCGGCCAGCAGCGCCTCGGCCTCCTCCAGCGACCGCATCCCGACCGTCGCCGGTGCGCCGACCGCGACCACCGACGCGACGTCGGGCCGCAGACCCTGGGTCACGGCCTCGGCGGCCGCGCGGAACGCCGGGTGGGCGGTCGTCGGCAGCTGACCCGCGGCCGCGCGGCGCTGCGTCTCGGCCTCGACCGCCCGGACGCGCGCCGCGTAGCCCTCGGTGTAGTGCTGCGGGTCGGGGGCGACGGACCGGGAGCGGGCCAGGTCGTGGGCGCGGACGAACGCGTCGGCCGCGGTCGGCGGGTCGCAGTCCCGGGCCGCGCCGGCCAGCGCGACGACCGCGGTGTACTCGTCGGACGGGGACTCGGCCTCGCGGAGGAGCGCGGCCGCGGCCCGGAGCCGCTCGACGCCGGGCTCGACCCGGCCGCGGCGGCAGAGCTCCCGGCCGAGCGAGAGCAGCATCGTGGCCCGGTCGGCCGGGGCGACGCCGGGCTGGTCGAGCGCCTCCTGGTAGTAGCCGGCGGCGCGCGGGTCGTCGGCCCGGGCGAGCAGGTCGGCGTAGTTGCGCAGGACCGTCACCCGGCCCGGGCCGGGCG comes from Cryptosporangium phraense and encodes:
- a CDS encoding SDR family NAD(P)-dependent oxidoreductase: MTVTFITGANKSLGYESARRLIGLGHTVLIGARDPERGRTAADALGARFVQIDVTDDESVAAAAADVAAHEGHVDVLINNAGVPGAHGPAADLTAADAAYVFDTNVIGIVRVTHAFLPLLKTSENPVIVNVSSGLGSFGVTHDPDRVESTLPLPLYTSSKAAVTMLTTQYAKALPELRVNVVDPGWTATDFNNHSGPQTLEEGTDAIVALATIGPDGPTGTFQDRSGTVPW
- a CDS encoding endonuclease domain-containing protein, giving the protein MARPPSRPHELRRGPFVGSAAIARGLITADQLRGRRSWRRLFRDVYVDAGHPDTHLQKCLAARLILPAGAALTGVSAACLSGLPLGEKTDDVAVLVPAGCRFTRRGMSVKRTAWLPLGHIVDGNPPITAATRTAWEIASGNDLVEAVVGLDVLFAHQRPRKAAMAAWTENFPRSKAARAIALADPRAESPQETRTRVRLVLAGFPPPTTQHEVFADDRFVARVDLAWPNAKVALEYDGAHHVGDTRQMAHDRERLNKLQAEGWLVLHLTAADLKNEHRWAAFVRQLRGALAR
- a CDS encoding helix-turn-helix transcriptional regulator → MTSDTLGETLRTWRDRLSPADAGLPVAAKRRTAGLRREELANLAGLSVDYVVRLEQGRATTPSAQVVGALARALQLDDCERDHLYLLAGLQPPSAGLVSDHVPPGVQRLITRLGEIPLGVFAADWQLISWSPLWAALIGDPASVPPADRNLVRARFGLASDVVLARWPVVSELGPEVLERAVVSDLRSAEARYPDDPRVTGLIADALAGSERFARLWASGAVGVHISDRKTIEHPVVGPVLVDCDVLTVPCADLRIVTYTTPTGSPDAEKIEFLRVAAPLAETVGG
- a CDS encoding heme-dependent oxidative N-demethylase family protein; this encodes MSVSGFPFPFRADTFRYGTNVERARTVVPTAAGSWGGGLLDVDDRYRADLRLRSEILARDGGRSCVLPHAVPACWDALLTVLRELASAYPDVFSLDAVGGGYRWRNALLDVSVTFAVGDFLPGGPLGFLASQIQDDVVVLDQREGALWADAGVVTFAAGWSLGFDVGMRFSEIHAPVPRIASEGVVSRAERFLMRLAPGEEYRRTNWSATLDGHLDQSTEAYEVWGPARASAGSLGGVELARRLYLRVEVQHLIRLGYSGAILFLIRTYLCSLEELATVPEWRVRFGRVLGELPEDMATYKGLSPFRAAAAAWLLAD
- a CDS encoding aldo/keto reductase, whose protein sequence is MTEPNAAAAGTIDVGGDLTVNRLGFGAMRITGDGIWGDPPDREVAKSVLRRAVELGVNFIDTADSYGPHVSEELIAEALYPYADDLVIATKGGLERTGPGQWPVNGSPEHLVKALDGSLKRLKLEQIPLYQFHRPDPKVPIEESLGVLIEAKNAGKIRHLGVSNFDETQIAIAQGLTPIVSVQNRYNADDRSSETVVDLCEQESLVFLPWAPISADNPAVKQAAVDHGVSPRQVVLAWLLARSPKILPIPGTGSIEHLEENLAAASLQLTPAEVAAITG
- a CDS encoding tetratricopeptide repeat protein, coding for MFGRGRRERRHPDVTPEAALRDHVVRGHTLLEQGRATEAEQLLAGALPLVTEVGPHTNGFLAYRLLGQCARTSGRLDAARGYYSAALDVAEALGDPHLAGAAVSGMAFVELAASDLERADGYFRQAVQLVRTVPPGPGRVTVLRNYADLLARADDPRAAGYYQEALDQPGVAPADRATMLLSLGRELCRRGRVEPGVERLRAAAALLREAESPSDEYTAVVALAGAARDCDPPTAADAFVRAHDLARSRSVAPDPQHYTEGYAARVRAVEAETQRRAAAGQLPTTAHPAFRAAAEAVTQGLRPDVASVVAVGAPATVGMRSLEEAEALLAEYRLADADAKLQLADVMWSSLGAAHVLPRVWAGQGRLALLRGDDAAAWGLLERARTQAAALGDARTELVAIVGQCRLAAELAVLELVPRARALAELGGADSVTLTELAAAAAEVCRRYGADALTEQYLREAVGSAEAGRHLAVAGLAPPGAAAALAEALAALVRFLVDADRGAEVAPLRERLVALGSSDDPVVRLAAQGTLGRLDLVDGTVTESTAATLADACAAADELRARGAGSLPTMPYADAAEASVVLGRPDEALALLERADGSGSGRGGATLVVAFAGVRSIHLLTAAPDVPVVAEAIALEEWAPGSAVDRKLREVLDGLAGPVRLVAPGSLPSARFASADVSVLPELLDGPGSAAAGGPGAPAGRGPGWVFADPLGDQPFARVAAAHAARTLGTTPICGPAVTADRLAGALAGTPLLHLAVPVVTDPRRPRRSGLLLAGPDGSPDRLAPPRLATLPWAGVTVLLAPGDRAAVPAPIVATLLRAGATAVVASTRPVDALTGAVLTTWLADALADGADVYTAVHAAQECARTSSGDDLLAWAAERPDLDAAALAVVTERAESRAPFADPGHWAWLTAYGLR